From Paenibacillus graminis, a single genomic window includes:
- a CDS encoding sensor histidine kinase, with protein MRFWQKTLVLMLVLFVVVLDVSVIMIMNKSWRLNMNREQQRAASDHALIANSIYENLNSIKSRGMRINDTILLDVARSYGEYYRERGISLQLSNQDAPVYAEPSEPSARHISVTNELPAPYGYLQLTYRRDIEALYAGQDELNRYFVYINCISIPVLAALMYVLIRKLTKPLQSLADSTKSIAEGNYGQRVQLKNRDEFGELAQHFNRMADAVERQVTDLSAMAEEKQRMVDNLAHELRTPLTSLQGFAQYLNAAHIDEEERITASGYLWSETLRLKNLVFKLLDLSILSHQPVKRSRIPVVELFESVRRMEQANLDAAGIELILDADIPAVWGDRELLESFLVNCLENSIHASTPGLEIKLAAYEQDAAAVLEVTDSGRGMSAAHLERVFEPFYRVDHARSREHGGAGLGLALCRQIAEAHQAQLSLKSEEQKGTTIQLILQLHNNGPLTL; from the coding sequence ATGAGATTCTGGCAGAAAACGCTGGTGCTGATGCTCGTCTTGTTCGTTGTAGTCCTGGATGTGAGCGTCATTATGATTATGAACAAAAGCTGGCGGCTGAATATGAACAGGGAACAGCAGCGGGCGGCAAGTGACCATGCTCTGATTGCCAACAGTATCTATGAAAATCTAAATTCCATAAAATCACGGGGGATGCGGATTAACGATACGATTCTGCTGGATGTTGCCCGTTCCTATGGAGAGTATTACCGGGAGCGGGGCATATCTCTGCAATTATCCAATCAGGATGCCCCCGTGTATGCGGAGCCATCGGAGCCGTCCGCCCGCCATATCAGCGTAACGAATGAGCTGCCGGCGCCTTACGGGTATTTGCAGCTAACTTACCGGCGGGATATTGAAGCACTGTATGCCGGCCAGGATGAGCTGAATCGTTATTTTGTCTATATCAACTGTATTTCGATTCCTGTTCTTGCTGCACTCATGTATGTGCTGATCCGCAAGCTGACGAAACCTCTGCAATCATTGGCGGACAGCACCAAAAGTATAGCCGAAGGGAACTATGGCCAACGGGTGCAGCTTAAGAACAGGGATGAATTCGGGGAGCTGGCGCAGCACTTTAACCGCATGGCAGATGCTGTGGAAAGGCAGGTCACGGACCTCTCCGCCATGGCTGAGGAGAAACAGCGGATGGTGGATAACCTGGCTCATGAGCTGAGAACGCCGCTGACCAGTCTGCAGGGATTCGCCCAGTATTTGAATGCCGCCCATATTGATGAGGAAGAGCGGATAACAGCGAGCGGGTATCTCTGGAGCGAGACGCTGCGCCTGAAGAATCTGGTTTTCAAGCTGCTGGATCTATCCATTCTCAGCCATCAGCCGGTGAAACGGAGCAGGATACCGGTTGTGGAACTGTTCGAATCCGTGCGCCGGATGGAACAGGCTAATCTGGATGCGGCAGGGATTGAGCTGATTCTAGATGCAGATATTCCCGCGGTATGGGGCGACCGGGAACTGCTCGAATCGTTTCTGGTGAATTGCCTGGAGAACTCGATCCATGCTTCAACCCCGGGTTTGGAGATCAAGCTGGCGGCGTATGAACAGGATGCTGCGGCGGTTTTGGAGGTGACAGACTCCGGCAGAGGCATGAGCGCCGCACATTTGGAGCGGGTATTTGAGCCGTTCTACCGGGTGGATCATGCGCGATCCAGAGAACATGGCGGGGCCGGACTCGGTCTGGCCCTGTGCCGCCAGATTGCAGAAGCGCATCAGGCGCAGCTGTCTCTGAAGTCGGAGGAGCAGAAGGGTACGACCATACAGCTTATTTTACAACTCCATAACAACGGGCCTCTTACTTTATAA
- a CDS encoding Crp/Fnr family transcriptional regulator — translation MKPDPAVLQACLLFRGRSVEEIESLLHKMIYTVSEFPRKTVILAEGDKADRLGIVLSGRVEVQKNHPTGSGVTIAHLNQGQTIGEAVLFRRNNSVPATVTASDPCTVMFIGKQELLRMFTADTDLLTRFIENLSERLVLVNRKIEILSAGPLRRRIVDFLLEQAELQSSATVRLPFSRKEWAEHLNTARPSLSREMGILRDQGWILFKGREITLLDMDQMKDYIHSVEADSGGKS, via the coding sequence ATGAAACCTGACCCTGCCGTGCTGCAGGCCTGTCTGCTGTTTCGGGGACGGTCTGTGGAAGAGATTGAATCTCTGCTGCACAAGATGATCTACACTGTCAGCGAGTTTCCGAGAAAAACAGTAATCCTCGCTGAAGGCGACAAGGCCGACCGCCTCGGTATCGTGCTCTCGGGACGGGTGGAAGTGCAGAAGAACCATCCCACGGGCAGCGGTGTAACCATTGCCCATCTGAATCAAGGCCAGACCATTGGCGAAGCCGTGCTGTTCCGCAGAAACAACAGTGTTCCCGCAACGGTTACCGCCTCTGATCCCTGCACCGTCATGTTCATTGGCAAGCAGGAGCTGCTGCGGATGTTTACGGCAGATACAGACCTGTTGACCCGTTTCATTGAGAATCTGTCCGAGCGGCTGGTGCTGGTCAACCGGAAAATTGAAATACTCTCAGCCGGACCGCTGCGGCGGCGCATTGTCGATTTTCTGCTGGAGCAGGCGGAGCTGCAGTCCTCCGCTACTGTCCGGCTTCCTTTCAGCAGAAAGGAATGGGCCGAGCATTTGAATACGGCACGGCCTTCGCTTTCCCGTGAAATGGGAATTCTGCGCGACCAGGGCTGGATTCTTTTCAAGGGGAGGGAAATCACCCTTCTGGACATGGATCAGATGAAGGATTACATTCACAGTGTCGAAGCTGATTCCGGGGGCAAGAGCTGA
- a CDS encoding DMT family transporter, translating into MQQQRKTIALLIFLVIVWGINWPLSKIALHYAPPLLFAGIRTVIAGVILIAAALPKLKELQFKRLWPVYLVSAFLSIVFYYGFQTIGLQYVPSGLFSAIVFLQPVLLGIFAWLWLGESMYGLKLAGLVLGFLGVASLSIGGFTGSISVQGIVLALASALSWAFATVYTKRNAARVDMLWMTAMQIMIGGLVLLGAGSVIESWADITWNTAFIMNTLFISVFVIALGWMVYFSLIKEGEAGKVGSFTFLIPLISIGSSVVLLHERITLNLVVGLLLIVGSIVLVNLKQKRQHRPLKGQ; encoded by the coding sequence ATGCAGCAGCAGAGAAAAACCATAGCTTTGCTTATCTTTCTGGTCATTGTCTGGGGCATTAATTGGCCTCTTTCCAAAATTGCTTTACACTACGCTCCGCCGCTGTTGTTTGCCGGGATACGCACCGTAATCGCCGGTGTAATTCTGATCGCCGCCGCCCTTCCGAAGCTGAAGGAGCTTCAGTTCAAGCGGCTGTGGCCGGTGTATCTGGTGTCGGCTTTTCTCAGTATCGTCTTCTATTATGGCTTCCAGACCATTGGCCTGCAGTATGTGCCTTCCGGCCTGTTCTCCGCCATTGTTTTTCTGCAGCCGGTGCTGCTTGGCATTTTCGCCTGGCTCTGGCTGGGTGAGAGCATGTATGGGCTGAAGCTGGCCGGTCTCGTGCTCGGATTCCTCGGTGTAGCCTCACTCAGTATCGGCGGCTTCACCGGGAGCATCTCTGTTCAGGGCATTGTGCTCGCTCTGGCCAGTGCGCTCAGCTGGGCTTTTGCCACCGTCTATACGAAGCGTAATGCGGCCCGGGTGGATATGCTGTGGATGACAGCCATGCAGATCATGATTGGGGGCCTTGTCCTGCTGGGAGCCGGGTCAGTAATTGAGAGCTGGGCGGATATAACCTGGAACACGGCTTTTATCATGAACACCCTGTTCATTTCTGTATTCGTGATCGCCTTGGGCTGGATGGTGTATTTCAGTCTCATCAAGGAAGGGGAGGCCGGCAAGGTCGGTTCCTTCACCTTTCTGATTCCGCTGATCTCCATCGGTTCAAGTGTAGTGCTGCTGCATGAGCGGATCACGCTTAATCTGGTGGTCGGCCTGCTGCTTATTGTGGGCAGCATCGTTTTGGTCAACCTCAAGCAGAAACGGCAACACCGCCCTTTAAAGGGACAGTGA
- a CDS encoding LysR family transcriptional regulator — protein sequence MNNNQIRLFVSIAESGSFTKAGLEMNMTQPAVSRAISALEAELAVKLLLRDRRSGLMLTDIGKRILVIFREILIGYDKVEQEIAAEKGLEKGLIRVGAFPVASAHLVPKIIRSIASSYPEIEIRLYEGTVDEVKEWLDARFIDVGLIIPPDGNFDTVPLFREKLYAVLQDDHPLRHKDVICVKDLEDEPMLICRSGYEPPVVDLFKRGGSKLNVKYEVSSYLTALNMVKEGLAVGVMSQLSLLSLPPGVIIRELAPDAYRDIHLAVNSLAEVSIAVRLFMDTALQLTASPDTAGSPGIQAGQV from the coding sequence ATGAACAACAATCAGATCCGTTTGTTTGTCAGCATTGCCGAGAGCGGCAGCTTCACGAAAGCCGGACTGGAAATGAATATGACCCAGCCTGCAGTCAGCCGGGCCATCTCCGCGCTGGAGGCGGAGCTTGCGGTGAAGCTGCTGCTGCGCGACCGCCGCAGCGGGCTGATGCTCACCGATATCGGCAAGCGTATCCTTGTTATTTTCCGGGAGATCCTGATCGGGTATGACAAAGTGGAGCAGGAGATTGCCGCCGAAAAGGGGCTGGAGAAGGGACTGATCCGTGTCGGGGCGTTTCCGGTGGCTTCGGCGCATCTGGTCCCCAAGATTATCCGCTCTATCGCCTCAAGCTACCCTGAGATCGAGATCAGGCTGTACGAAGGGACGGTCGACGAGGTGAAAGAATGGCTGGACGCGCGGTTCATTGACGTGGGGCTGATCATTCCTCCGGATGGAAACTTCGACACCGTTCCACTCTTCCGGGAAAAGCTGTATGCCGTGCTGCAGGACGACCACCCGCTCCGGCACAAGGATGTTATTTGTGTGAAGGACCTGGAAGATGAGCCGATGCTGATCTGCAGATCCGGCTATGAACCGCCGGTAGTCGATTTATTCAAGAGAGGCGGCAGCAAGCTGAATGTGAAATATGAGGTCAGCAGCTATCTGACTGCCCTCAATATGGTCAAGGAAGGGCTGGCTGTGGGCGTGATGTCCCAGCTCTCGCTGCTGTCGCTTCCTCCCGGCGTGATCATCCGGGAGCTGGCTCCTGATGCCTACCGTGATATTCATCTAGCGGTGAACTCGCTTGCCGAGGTGTCGATTGCCGTCAGGCTGTTCATGGATACGGCCCTGCAGCTGACCGCCAGTCCGGATACTGCAGGATCGCCCGGAATTCAGGCCGGGCAAGTATAG
- a CDS encoding response regulator transcription factor codes for MATILVVEDEKPISDLITMNLKLVGHRFFKAFDGAQMQQILEQEKIDLILLDVMLPVMDGFEWMRRHRHPGVPVIFITAKDSLADRITGFELGADDYIIKPFEILELLARINVVLRRNIKEEEGFTAGDVDIRLAARQIYRSGQLVELTAREFELLEVLIQNQNIALSREKLLELAWGYEFEGDTRTVDVHIRQLRKKLGWEERIRTVYKLGYRLEAER; via the coding sequence ATGGCAACGATATTGGTGGTTGAGGATGAGAAGCCGATCAGCGATCTGATTACGATGAATTTAAAGCTGGTTGGCCATCGGTTTTTTAAAGCCTTTGATGGAGCGCAGATGCAGCAGATTCTGGAGCAGGAGAAGATCGATCTTATTTTGCTGGATGTGATGCTGCCGGTGATGGATGGATTTGAATGGATGAGGCGGCACCGCCATCCGGGTGTTCCGGTTATTTTTATTACCGCCAAGGATTCTTTGGCTGACCGCATCACCGGCTTTGAGCTGGGTGCGGATGATTATATCATTAAACCGTTTGAGATTTTGGAGCTGCTGGCCCGCATCAACGTTGTTTTGCGCCGGAATATCAAGGAAGAAGAGGGATTTACCGCAGGAGATGTAGACATCCGTTTGGCGGCCCGGCAGATCTATAGGAGCGGACAGCTTGTCGAACTAACGGCCAGAGAATTTGAATTGCTGGAGGTTCTGATTCAGAACCAGAATATTGCCTTATCCCGGGAGAAACTGCTGGAGCTGGCCTGGGGTTATGAATTTGAAGGAGATACCCGGACGGTGGATGTGCATATCCGGCAACTGCGCAAAAAACTGGGCTGGGAAGAACGTATCAGAACGGTGTACAAGCTGGGTTACCGTCTGGAAGCGGAGAGGTGA
- a CDS encoding RidA family protein, with translation MAERKQVFTGSPWESTVGYCRAIRVGDRIEVAGTTAMKDGVVFGKGNPYEQTRFILQVIEKALGELGAGLENVIRTRMFVTDISKWEEFGKAHGEFFKDIQPVATMVEVKALIAPDLLIEIEVEAIAP, from the coding sequence GTGGCGGAACGAAAACAAGTGTTTACAGGCTCACCGTGGGAGTCAACCGTGGGATACTGCCGGGCCATCCGTGTTGGCGACCGGATTGAGGTAGCAGGAACGACAGCGATGAAGGACGGCGTAGTTTTTGGCAAAGGCAACCCTTATGAGCAAACCCGGTTTATTCTGCAGGTCATTGAGAAGGCGCTTGGGGAACTGGGTGCAGGCCTGGAGAATGTTATAAGAACAAGAATGTTCGTCACGGACATTTCCAAATGGGAGGAATTCGGAAAGGCCCATGGAGAGTTTTTCAAGGATATCCAGCCTGTTGCGACAATGGTTGAGGTAAAAGCGCTGATCGCCCCCGACCTGCTCATTGAAATCGAAGTAGAGGCTATCGCACCGTAA
- a CDS encoding aldehyde dehydrogenase translates to MLEATSQNVEQMLGDTCEFFHTGATRAVAFRLEQLRKLKNAIKRYETRIIAALNKDLHKSEFEAYATEIGFTLDSIGYMMKHLKRWAKPVKVKSPLHMFPAKSLILSEPYGTVLIIGPFNYPFQLLIEPLIGAIAAGNCAVLKPSESTPAVSGVIEDMIRETFEPAYIRVVQGEKEMTTQLIQAKFDYIFFTGSVPVGKIVMEAAAKNLVPVTLELGGKSPVIVDKTADLEAAAKRIVWGKLINVGQTCIAPDYMLVHHSVAAELIRRIKHYITVFYGSDIQRSPDYGRIVNERQLQRIRGMLEKDQAKIVLGGKVLPEDLYIEPTLIHPAAWSDASMADEIFGPVLPIMEYSRLEEAIQSVNEHPKPLALYLFTEDKQVEREVLGRVSFGGGCVNDTITHVASSHLPFGGVGGSGIGGYHGEHSFDVFSHRKSIVKRSTRIDFGIVYPPYGNKVKLARKLLK, encoded by the coding sequence ATGCTCGAAGCAACGTCGCAGAACGTAGAACAAATGTTGGGGGACACCTGTGAATTTTTCCACACCGGAGCTACAAGGGCTGTTGCCTTCCGGCTGGAGCAGCTGCGGAAGCTGAAGAATGCCATCAAACGCTACGAAACACGGATTATTGCCGCTCTGAATAAGGACCTGCACAAAAGCGAATTCGAAGCCTATGCTACGGAGATCGGCTTCACGCTCGACAGCATCGGGTACATGATGAAGCACCTGAAACGCTGGGCAAAGCCCGTCAAAGTAAAGTCCCCGCTGCATATGTTCCCGGCCAAAAGCCTGATTCTCAGCGAGCCCTACGGGACCGTGCTGATTATCGGACCTTTCAATTATCCGTTCCAGCTGCTGATTGAGCCGCTGATCGGCGCTATCGCCGCCGGGAATTGCGCTGTGCTGAAGCCTTCGGAGAGTACTCCCGCTGTCTCGGGAGTTATAGAAGACATGATCCGGGAGACGTTCGAACCGGCTTATATCCGGGTAGTCCAAGGCGAGAAAGAGATGACCACTCAGCTGATCCAGGCCAAGTTCGATTATATTTTCTTTACGGGAAGTGTCCCTGTCGGCAAAATCGTGATGGAAGCCGCCGCCAAAAATCTGGTCCCGGTCACGCTGGAGCTCGGCGGTAAAAGCCCGGTCATCGTCGATAAGACGGCCGATCTGGAGGCGGCGGCCAAGCGGATCGTCTGGGGAAAGCTGATCAATGTGGGGCAGACCTGCATCGCCCCGGATTACATGCTGGTCCACCACAGCGTCGCAGCCGAGCTGATCCGCCGGATCAAACATTATATTACTGTTTTTTACGGCAGCGATATTCAGCGCAGCCCGGATTACGGCCGGATCGTCAATGAACGGCAGCTGCAGCGGATTCGCGGAATGTTGGAGAAGGACCAGGCTAAGATTGTTCTGGGCGGCAAGGTTTTGCCCGAAGATCTGTACATTGAGCCCACCTTGATCCACCCGGCTGCCTGGAGCGACGCCTCCATGGCGGATGAGATCTTTGGACCTGTCCTGCCCATTATGGAATACAGCCGCCTGGAAGAGGCCATTCAATCGGTGAATGAACACCCCAAACCGCTGGCGCTCTACTTATTCACAGAGGATAAGCAGGTGGAGCGCGAGGTGCTTGGGCGCGTTTCGTTCGGCGGCGGCTGCGTAAATGATACCATCACCCACGTAGCCAGCAGCCACCTGCCGTTCGGCGGCGTCGGCGGCTCCGGGATTGGCGGGTATCACGGCGAGCACAGCTTTGATGTTTTCTCCCACCGGAAAAGCATCGTAAAGCGGAGCACCCGAATCGACTTCGGCATTGTCTATCCGCCTTATGGCAATAAAGTCAAGCTGGCGCGGAAGCTGCTGAAGTAG
- a CDS encoding aldo/keto reductase encodes MKYNRLGNSGLQVSALGLGTNAFGKRAGQQASIDIVHAALDHGINFIDTANIYAGSESERIIGLALEGRRQEAVLATKAGLPVHEGPGGSGSSRRHLIQELEGSLRRLKTDYVDLYQIHTFDPYTPLEETLRTLDDMVSAGKVRYIGASNYAAWELMKALGISELRNLAKYVSIQCSYSLADRTPETQLLPLCLDQGIGIIPYFPLAGGILTGKYGGSDAPPAGSRAQTDPNFSRFLSKDRIALGDAAGAIAAELAASPTVLSLAWLMHQPAVSTVIVGATKAAQLQESIQSVTLALDADSLHRLDEASRAFRHGEPFAYYRLP; translated from the coding sequence GTGAAATATAACCGTTTGGGCAACAGCGGACTGCAGGTGTCTGCGCTGGGCCTCGGGACCAACGCGTTCGGAAAGAGGGCCGGCCAGCAGGCCTCGATTGATATTGTTCATGCCGCGCTGGACCATGGAATCAACTTCATAGATACTGCCAATATCTACGCCGGCTCCGAGTCCGAGCGAATCATTGGGCTGGCACTTGAAGGCAGGCGGCAGGAAGCCGTTCTGGCTACCAAGGCAGGCCTGCCGGTACACGAAGGGCCCGGAGGCAGCGGCTCTTCGCGCCGTCATCTGATACAGGAGCTTGAAGGCAGCTTGCGCCGCTTGAAGACGGATTATGTGGATCTCTATCAGATACATACCTTCGATCCCTATACGCCGCTGGAAGAGACCTTGCGGACACTGGATGATATGGTATCCGCAGGCAAGGTCCGCTATATCGGCGCTTCCAATTATGCAGCCTGGGAGCTGATGAAAGCGCTGGGAATCAGCGAATTGCGCAATCTGGCCAAGTATGTCTCCATCCAGTGTAGCTATTCTCTTGCTGACCGGACACCCGAGACCCAGCTGCTCCCGCTCTGCCTGGATCAGGGAATCGGCATCATTCCCTATTTCCCGCTGGCTGGAGGCATCCTCACAGGCAAATACGGCGGCAGCGACGCCCCGCCCGCCGGCTCCAGAGCGCAGACGGATCCGAACTTCAGCCGCTTCCTGAGCAAGGACCGGATCGCCCTTGGCGATGCGGCGGGAGCCATCGCCGCTGAGCTGGCGGCCTCCCCCACCGTGCTGTCGCTGGCCTGGCTGATGCACCAGCCTGCCGTCTCCACCGTCATTGTCGGCGCTACGAAGGCCGCGCAACTGCAAGAAAGCATCCAGAGCGTTACGCTGGCTCTGGATGCCGATAGCCTGCACCGGCTGGACGAAGCCAGCCGGGCCTTCCGGCACGGCGAGCCGTTCGCATACTACCGTCTGCCGTAA
- the hcp gene encoding hydroxylamine reductase, whose amino-acid sequence MSEMFCFQCQEAAKGSGCTIQGVCGKTSEVANLQDLLLYTLKGISIFAQRGRELGITDPATEKFITGSMFATITNANFTPEHFTTRIREGLALRDQWRNRLNSAGAEAALSGHDAALWTAGTDEELQLKAQEVGVLATEHEDIRSLRELLTYGLKGMAAYMEHAAVLGYYEPNAQAFMEKGLAAVLDDTLSGDELTALVLECGKLGVEVMALLDRANTSTYGNPEITKVNIGVGTRPGILISGHDLKDMDSLLKQTEGTGVDVYTHSEMLPAHYYPAFKKYSHFVGNYGNAWWKQNEEFASFNGPILMTTNCIVPPKDSYIHRLYTTGHTGFPGVQHIAAGENGEKDFSAIIEQAKSCEAPTEIETGEIVGGFAHAAVMNVADQVVEAVQSGAIKQFFVMAGCDGRMKSRNYYTEFAAELPGDTVILTAGCAKYKYNKLALGEVGGIPRVLDAGQCNDSYSLVVIALKLKEVFGLEDINDLPIAYNIAWYEQKAVIVLLALLHLGVKNIHLGPTLPAFLSPNVAKVLVDTFGISGITSVQEDMEHFIAAV is encoded by the coding sequence ATGAGCGAAATGTTCTGTTTTCAATGTCAGGAGGCGGCGAAGGGATCAGGCTGCACCATCCAGGGAGTCTGCGGTAAAACCAGCGAGGTGGCGAATCTCCAGGATCTGCTGCTGTATACGCTGAAAGGCATTTCAATCTTTGCACAGCGGGGCCGCGAGCTTGGCATCACTGATCCGGCCACAGAGAAGTTTATAACCGGAAGCATGTTCGCGACCATTACCAATGCAAACTTCACCCCGGAGCATTTCACAACACGCATTAGAGAAGGACTTGCACTTCGTGACCAGTGGAGAAACCGGCTGAACTCCGCAGGGGCAGAGGCTGCCCTGTCCGGTCATGATGCAGCCCTCTGGACTGCCGGTACAGATGAGGAGCTGCAGCTAAAAGCACAGGAAGTAGGTGTTCTTGCCACAGAACATGAGGATATCCGTTCGCTGCGCGAGCTGCTGACCTACGGACTCAAAGGGATGGCGGCTTATATGGAGCATGCGGCGGTACTGGGCTATTATGAGCCTAATGCTCAGGCTTTTATGGAAAAAGGTTTGGCGGCAGTGCTGGATGACACGCTCAGCGGCGACGAACTGACTGCGCTGGTGCTGGAATGCGGGAAGCTGGGTGTAGAGGTCATGGCGCTGCTGGACCGGGCGAATACATCGACATACGGCAACCCGGAAATTACCAAAGTGAACATCGGTGTGGGAACCCGTCCGGGGATTCTGATCAGCGGGCATGACCTGAAGGATATGGATTCGCTGCTCAAGCAGACGGAAGGAACCGGAGTGGATGTGTATACACACAGCGAGATGCTGCCGGCCCACTATTATCCTGCATTCAAAAAATACAGCCATTTCGTAGGCAATTACGGCAACGCCTGGTGGAAGCAAAATGAGGAATTTGCGAGCTTTAACGGTCCGATTCTGATGACTACGAACTGCATTGTACCTCCTAAGGACAGCTATATTCACCGTCTGTACACCACCGGCCATACGGGTTTCCCTGGGGTACAGCATATTGCGGCCGGTGAGAACGGGGAGAAGGATTTCTCTGCAATCATCGAGCAGGCCAAGAGTTGCGAGGCACCAACTGAAATTGAAACCGGAGAAATTGTTGGCGGCTTCGCCCATGCTGCGGTAATGAATGTGGCCGATCAGGTGGTAGAGGCTGTGCAGAGCGGCGCAATCAAGCAGTTCTTTGTGATGGCAGGCTGCGACGGCCGGATGAAGAGCCGGAATTACTACACGGAATTTGCCGCTGAGCTGCCGGGAGATACCGTTATTCTGACGGCGGGTTGTGCGAAGTATAAATACAACAAGCTGGCGCTTGGGGAGGTCGGCGGGATTCCCCGCGTACTGGATGCCGGACAATGCAACGACTCCTATTCCCTAGTCGTGATTGCGCTGAAGCTCAAGGAGGTATTCGGACTGGAGGACATCAATGATCTGCCGATTGCCTACAATATTGCCTGGTACGAGCAAAAAGCGGTCATTGTGCTGCTGGCCCTGCTGCATCTCGGTGTCAAGAATATTCATCTTGGCCCGACACTGCCGGCCTTCCTCTCTCCGAATGTAGCCAAAGTGCTGGTAGACACCTTCGGCATTAGCGGCATTACCAGTGTACAAGAGGATATGGAGCATTTTATCGCTGCGGTCTAA